The Candidatus Omnitrophota bacterium genome has a segment encoding these proteins:
- the dapB gene encoding 4-hydroxy-tetrahydrodipicolinate reductase, whose amino-acid sequence MIKLAVAGAQGRMGKSIVGIALSIKKDVCIVKALFESKERTDLAKEFQGVPIYTDLSALQGCDVLIDFTTPHAVLDNLEACEKYNVGMVIGTTGLSPAEIGFVENASKNIPIVFSSNMSFGVNVLFKLIEQTSKTMKNFFNKIVIEETHHEHKKDKPSGTAKTMREIAEQFSGTRISDDDMISHREGEVVGDHTIIYETPFDTITISHHAKTRDMFAIGAVNAAEWLMENKKKNGLYNMKDVFGLK is encoded by the coding sequence TGATTAAATTAGCTGTTGCTGGCGCTCAAGGACGAATGGGGAAAAGTATTGTAGGCATTGCTTTGTCTATTAAGAAAGATGTTTGTATAGTTAAGGCATTGTTTGAAAGTAAGGAAAGAACGGATCTTGCCAAAGAATTTCAAGGCGTACCAATTTATACAGATTTGAGTGCGTTGCAAGGCTGTGATGTCTTGATTGATTTTACAACACCCCATGCTGTTTTAGATAATCTTGAAGCGTGTGAGAAGTACAATGTTGGTATGGTTATAGGGACAACGGGTTTGTCTCCCGCTGAAATTGGTTTCGTAGAAAATGCCTCTAAGAATATACCTATAGTTTTTTCTTCGAACATGTCTTTTGGTGTTAATGTTCTTTTTAAGTTGATAGAACAGACATCAAAAACAATGAAGAATTTTTTTAATAAAATTGTTATCGAAGAAACTCACCACGAACATAAGAAAGATAAGCCTTCAGGGACGGCAAAAACAATGAGGGAAATAGCAGAACAATTTTCAGGTACAAGAATATCCGATGACGATATGATATCTCATCGAGAGGGTGAAGTCGTTGGTGATCATACTATCATTTACGAAACACCATTTGATACTATAACCATATCCCATCATGCAAAAACAAGGGATATGTTTGCTATTGGTGCTGTAAACGCAGCTGAATGGCTTATGGAAAATAAGAAAAAGAATGGTTTATATAACATGAAAGATGTTTTTGGTTTGAAGTAA